A stretch of the Nicotiana tabacum cultivar K326 chromosome 6, ASM71507v2, whole genome shotgun sequence genome encodes the following:
- the LOC107808578 gene encoding cellulose synthase-like protein D3 encodes MASKSFKASRSSVSNSSDLPDSQHGKPPLPPHVTFQRRTSSGRYVNYSRDDLDSELSSSDYMNYMVHLPPTPDNQPMDSISQKVEEQYVSSSLFTGGFNSVTRAHLMDKVIESEANHPQMAGAKGSSCAIPGCDAKVMSDERGIDIVPCECDFKICRDCYLDAVKTGDGICPGCKEQYKVTDWDEANGNDRPLPLPAPAGMSKMERRLSIMKSTKSALIRSHTADFDHNRWLFETRGTYGYGNAIWPKEGGFANGKDDDIVEPTELMNKPWRPLTRKLKIPAAILSPYRLLIAVRFVVLGLFLTWRVQHPNNDAIWLWGMSVVCEIWFAFSWILDQLPKLCPINRATDLGVLKDKFESPSPNNPTGRSDLPGVDMFVSTADPEKEPPLVTANTILSILAADYPVEKLACYVSDDGGALLTFEAMAEAASFANLWVPFCRKHNIEPRNPDSYFSLKKDPYKNKVKQDFVKDRRRAKREYDEFKVRINGLPESIRRRSDAYHAREEIKAMKQQRQKTEDEPVENVKIPKATWMADGTHWPGTWLNSGPEHSKGDHAGIIQVMLKPPSDDPLHGNSEDGVMDLTDVDIRLPMLVYVSREKRPGYDHNKKAGAMNALVRASAIMSNGAFILNLDCDHYIYNSQAIREGMCFMMDRGGDRLCYVQFPQRFEGIDPSDRYANRNTVFFDGNMRALDGLQGPMYVGTGCLFRRVALYGFDPPRSKEHQSGCCSCCFGRRRKHVNAPEEHRALRLGDSDDEEMNLSLAPKAFGNSAVLIDSIPVAEFQGRPLADHPAVKNGRPPGALTIPREHLDASTVAEAISVISCWYEEKTEWGQRVGWIYGSVTEDVVTGYRMHNRGWKSVYCVTKRDAFRGTAPINLTDRLHQVLRWATGSVEIFFSRNNALLASSKMKFLQKIAYLNCGIYPFTSIFLIVYCFLPALSLFSGQFIVQTLNVTFLVYLLTITVTLCMLAVLEVKWSGIELEELWRNEQFWLIGGTSAHLAAVLQGLLKVVAGIEISFTLTSKSAGDDEDDEFADLYMVKWTSLMIPPITIMMVNLIAIAVGFSRTIYSVIPQWSRLLGGVFFSFWVLAHLYPFAKGLMGRRGRTPTIVFVWSGLIAITISLLWVAINPPAGTTQIGGSFQFP; translated from the exons ATGGCATCAAAATCATTCAAAGCTAGTAGATCATCTGTGTCAAATTCCTCGGATTTGCCTGATTCGCAGCACGGCAAACCTCCACTTCCTCCACATGTGACTTTCCAGCGGCGGACTTCCTCAGGCCGATACGTTAACTACTCAAGGGATGATCTTGATAGTGAACTTAGCAGCAGTGACTATATGAACTATATGGTACATCTCCCTCCGACTCCTGACAATCAGCCCATGGATTCTATTTCTCAGAAGGTTGAAGAGCAGTATGTATCAAGTTCATTGTTCACGGGTGGTTTTAATTCTGTTACACGAGCTCATCTCATGGACAAGGTGATTGAATCAGAGGCAAATCATCCCCAAATGGCAGGTGCAAAAGGGTCGTCATGTGCTATCCCAGGATGTGATGCTAAAGTGATGAGTGATGAAAGAGGCATTGACATCGTTCCGTGTGAATGTGATTTCAAGATATGCAGAGACTGTTACCTGGATGCTGTCAAAACTGGTGATGGTATATGTCCGGGGTGTAAGGAGCAATATAAAGTCACCGATTGGGACGAAGCGAATGGAAATGATCGGCCGCTTCCTCTGCCTGCGCCAGCTGGGATGTCAAAGATGGAGAGAAGGTTGTCAATTATGAAATCAACTAAGTCGGCATTGATTAGGAGCCATACTGCAGATTTTGATCACAACCGTTGGCTGTTTGAAACAAGGGGCACATATGGGTATGGAAACGCTATATGGCCAAAAGAAGGTGGATTTGCAAATGGAAAAGATGATGATATTGTTGAGCCTACTGAACTGATGAACAAACCATGGAGGCCACTTACGCGCAAATTGAAAATTCCTGCTGCAATCCTAAGTCCTTACAG ACTTTTGATTGCTGTTCGGTTTGTTGTACTTGGGCTTTTCTTAACATGGAGAGTGCAACATCCCAACAATGATGCAATTTGGTTGTGGGGGATGTCCGTGGTTTGTGAAATATGGTTTGCTTTCTCATGGATTCTTGACCAATTGCCCAAGCTTTGCCCTATCAACCGTGCAACTGATCTTGGTGTCTTGAAAGACAAATTTGAATCACCTAGCCCAAACAATCCTACTGGGAGATCTGATCTCCCTGGCGTTGATATGTTTGTCTCTACCGCTGATCCAGAGAAGGAACCTCCTCTTGTGACTGCGAATACTATATTGTCCATTCTAGCTGCAGATTATCCTGTGGAAAAGCTTGCTTGCTATGTTTCTGATGATGGAGGGGCTCTTTTGACTTTTGAGGCAATGGCAGAAGCTGCAAGTTTTGCTAATTTATGGGTACCATTTTGTCGTAAACATAATATTGAACCTAGAAATCCAGACAGTTACTTCAGTTTAAAGAAGGATCCGTACAAAAACAAGGTAAAGCAAGACTTTGTTAAGGATCGTAGGCGGGCAAAGCGTGAGTATGATGAGTTTAAGGTCCGTATCAATGGCTTGCCAGAATCCATTCGCCGTAGGTCTGACGCTTATCATGCAAGGGAAGAGATTAAGGCCATGAAGCAACAGAGGCAGAAGACTGAGGATGAACCTGTAGAGAATGTAAAGATCCCAAAAGCTACGTGGATGGCAGATGGAACCCATTGGCCTGGGACATGGTTGAATTCTGGACCTGAGCATTCCAAGGGTGATCATGCTGGAATAATACAA GTGATGTTGAAACCTCCAAGTGATGATCCACTGCATGGTAACAGTGAGGATGGGGTTATGGACCTGACTGATGTTGATATTCGTCTTCCCATGCTTGTTTATGTTTCTCGTGAAAAGCGCCCTGGCTATGATCACAACAAGAAAGCAGGTGCTATGAACGCCCTGGTTCGAGCATCCGCGATCATGTCCAATGGTGCATTTATTCTTAACCTTGATTGTGACCATTACATTTACAACTCCCAGGCTATCAGGGAAGGTATGTGTTTCATGATGGATAGGGGAGGAGATCGTCTTTGCTATGTTCAGTTCCCACAGAGATTTGAGGGCATTGACCCGTCTGATAGGTATGCCAATCGCAATACTGTATTTTTTGATGGTAACATGAGGGCCCTTGATGGGCTACAGGGTCCAATGTATGTGGGAACTGGATGTCTCTTTCGAAGAGTAGCCCTCTATGGTTTTGACCCTCCTCGCTCCAAGGAGCATCAATCCGGTTGCTGTAGCTGCTGCTTTGGTCGCAGAAGAAAGCATGTTAATGCACCAGAAGAGCATCGGGCCTTGCGACTAGGTGATTCGGACGATGAAGAAATGAACCTCTCACTGGCTCCCAAGGCTTTTGGGAACTCAGCAGTCCTTATTGATTCAATCCCTGTGGCGGAGTTCCAAGGTCGTCCTTTGGCAGATCATCCAGCTGTGAAGAATGGACGGCCGCCTGGTGCTTTGACAATTCCTCGGGAGCATCTTGATGCATCAACTGTTGCAGAGGCCATCAGTGTCATCTCCTGCTGGTACGAGGAAAAGACAGAGTGGGGACAACGTGTCGGATGGATTTATGGTTCAGTTACTGAAGATGTTGTCACAGGATACAGGATGCACAACAGGGGTTGGAAGTCAGTTTATTGTGTTACCAAACGCGATGCATTCCGAGGGACAGCCCCTATTAATCTCACTGATAGGCTCCATCAGGTCCTTCGATGGGCTACTGGTTCAGTTGAAATCTTTTTCTCCCGAAACAATGCCCTTCTGGCCAGCTCAAAAATGAAATTCTTACAGAAAATTGCTTACCTCAATTGTGGAATCTACCCCTTCACATCAATCTTCTTAATTGTTTACTGCTTCTTACCAGCACTCTCCCTGTTCTCCGGTCAGTTCATTGTCCAAACACTAAATGTCACCTTCCTTGTGTACCTCCTGACTATTACAGTCACCCTCTGCATGCTTGCAGTGCTCGAGGTCAAGTGGTCAGGCATCGAGTTGGAAGAGTTGTGGAGAAACGAGCAGTTCTGGCTGATTGGAGGGACAAGTGCTCACTTAGCTGCTGTGCTTCAGGGGCTCCTGAAAGTTGTTGCTGGCATCGAAATTTCTTTCACCTTGACGTCAAAATCAGCTGGTGATGACGAAGATGATGAATTTGCTGATCTCTATATGGTTAAGTGGACATCCCTCATGATCCCACCCATTACAATCATGATGGTAAACTTGATAGCAATAGCAGTTGGTTTTAGCAGGACAATATATAGTGTTATACCACAGTGGAGCCGTTTACTAGGGGGTGTATTCTTCAGTTTTTGGGTTTTGGCACATCTCTATCCCTTCGCTAAAGGGCTTATGGGCAGAAGAGGCAGGACACCAACCATTGTCTTTGTATGGTCAGGACTTATTGCTATCACCATTTCCCTTCTTTGGGTGGCAATTAATCCTCCAGCAGGCACTACTCAAATTGGAGGATCATTCCAGTTCCCTTGA
- the LOC107811952 gene encoding putative arabinosyltransferase ARAD1 — protein MAGRHYSAASGTFKPRSPALLFLLSFLALTLLFYIFSSFSTSSPSHYSSRNPNSEIDYSFVASLEKFLTKSPRSPTAGDDTVSGTTSVEDAKNLDDSVWKNENQRLYDEPFYPAFSPLKVYVYQMPSKFTYDLLWLFHNTYRETSNLTSNGSPVHRLIEQHSIDYWLWADLIAPESERLLRNVIRVHKQEEADLFYIPFFTTISFFLMEKQQCKALYREALKWVMDQPAWNRSEGRDHILPVHHPWSFKSVRKFMKKAIWLLPDMDSTGNWYKPGQVYLEKDLILPYVANVDLCEAKCLSASKRTTLLFFRGRLKRNAGGKIRSKLVEELRGVDGVLIEEGTAGEGGKAAAQSGMRKSVFCLSPAGDTPSSARLFDAIVSGCIPVIVSDELELPFEGILDYRKIALFVSSSNALQPGWLLSFLKGVSAAQIKRMQMNLAKYARHFLYSHPAQPLGPEDLVWRMIAGKLVNIKLHTRRSQRVVKGSRSVCTCECRHPNVTSPGPLS, from the exons ATGGCCGGAAGACATTACAGTGCTGCTTCTGGAACCTTCAAACCCAGATCTCCGGCACTACTTTTCCTCCTCTCATTTCTCGCTCTCACCCTTCTCTTCTACATCTTCTCCAGCTTCTCCACTTCTTCCCCGTCCCACTATTCCTCCCGAAACCCTAACTCCGAGATCGATTACTCCTTTGTAGCTTCACTCGAGAAATTCCTAACCAAATCTCCGCGATCCCCGACGGCCGGTGACGATACAGTTTCAGGAACAACGTCAGTTGAGGATGCTAAGAACCTGGACGATTCCGTTTGGAAAAATGAGAATCAAAGGCTTTATGATGAGCCGTTTTACCCTGCTTTTTCGCCTCTCAAAGTTTATGTATACCAAATGCCATCGAAATTCACTTATGATTTGCTCTGGTTGTTTCATAACACGTATAGAGAGACTTCGAATCTCACCTCTAATGGTAGTCCTGTTCACCGCTTGATTGAACAG cATTCAATTGATTACTGGTTATGGGCGGACTTAATAGCACCAGAATCAGAGAGGCTATTGAGGAATGTAATTAGAGTGCATAAGCAGGAGGAAGCTGATCTGTTCTACATTCCGTTTTTCACTACCATTAGCTTCTTCTTGATGGAGAAGCAGCAATGCAAGGCTCTTTATAGG GAAGCTTTGAAATGGGTTATGGATCAACCAGCTTGGAATAGATCTGAGGGAAGAGATCACATACTTCCAGTTCATCATCCTTGGTCTTTCAAGTCTGTCCGCAAGTTTATGAAGAAAGCTATTTGGTTGCTCCCAGATATGGACTCAACAGGGAACTG GTACAAGCCTGGGCAAGTTTATCTCGAGAAAGACCTGATACTTCCTTATGTTGCCAACGTTGATCTATGTGAAGCAAAATGTTTATCTGCATCAAAGAGaactacactgctatttttccgGGGGAGACTTAAAAGAAATGCT GGTGGAAAGATACGATCCAAACTTGTGGAAGAGCTCCGTGGTGTAGATGGAGTACTCATTGAGGAGGGGACTGCAGGAGAAGGAGGAAAAGCAGCAGCACAGAGTGGCATGCGCAA GAGTGTATTTTGCTTAAGTCCAGCTGGTGACACCCCATCATCAGCCAGGTTGTTTGATGCAATTGTCAGTGGTTGCATTCCTGTCATAGTCAGTGATGAACTAGAGCTTCCTTTTGAGGGGATTCTTGATTATCGAAAG ATTGCTCTGTTTGTCTCTTCTAGTAATGCTTTGCAGCCAGGATGGCTTTTATCATTTCTCAAAGGTGTTAGTGCAGCTCAAATTAAACGGATGCAAATGAACTTAGCTAAG TATGCAAGGCATTTTCTTTATTCTCATCCAGCTCAACCCTTAGGTCCTGAGGACTTGGTTTGGAGAATG ATCGCAGGTAAGCTGGTCAACATCAAGCTTCACACTAGAAGGTCACAGCGGGTGGTGAAAGGATCCAGAAGCGTGTGTACTTGTGAGTGCCGCCATCCCAATGTTACAAGCCCAGGTCCATTGTCTTGA